A genomic window from Streptomyces sp. MST-110588 includes:
- a CDS encoding DinB family protein: protein MSDQPARWSRASVYPDMWADPQEDPRNNEGPAPDGELATLHDFLTNYRLTLRMKCEGLDAGQLARRSVPPSTMSLLGLLRHLAEVERDWRNWIGDGDPLPKLYGEGGADFEAAVADQAEVDAAYRALEREQAATDAALARHPDPGERVGKDGIAVRELLVHRIEEYARHCGHADLLRERIDGRVGQ from the coding sequence ATGAGTGACCAACCTGCACGGTGGAGCCGGGCGAGCGTCTACCCCGACATGTGGGCCGACCCGCAGGAGGACCCGCGCAACAACGAAGGTCCCGCTCCGGACGGCGAACTCGCCACGCTGCACGACTTCCTGACCAACTACCGACTGACCCTGCGGATGAAGTGCGAGGGACTGGACGCCGGGCAACTGGCGCGCCGGTCGGTCCCGCCGTCGACGATGTCACTGCTCGGCCTGCTGCGGCACCTCGCCGAGGTGGAACGGGACTGGCGCAACTGGATCGGCGACGGCGACCCGCTGCCGAAGCTGTACGGCGAGGGCGGCGCGGACTTCGAGGCGGCCGTCGCCGACCAGGCCGAGGTCGACGCCGCATACCGCGCTCTGGAGCGCGAACAGGCCGCGACCGACGCCGCGCTGGCCCGGCACCCGGACCCGGGCGAACGCGTGGGCAAGGACGGGATCGCGGTCCGTGAGCTGCTGGTGCACCGGATCGAGGAGTACGCCCGGCACTGCGGGCACGCCGACCTGCTGCGCGAGCGCATCGACGGAAGGGTGGGCCAGTGA
- the egtD gene encoding L-histidine N(alpha)-methyltransferase, giving the protein MSPLTITRTLPADATAAALRADVTHGLTRTPKQLPPKWFYDARGSVLFEEITRLPDYYPTRAEREILLARAGDIAAATGARTLIELGSGSSDKTRHLIGALTGLHTYLPVDVSESALAAAGRALLSDHPTLTVHALVADFQEGFPLPGTPGPRLLAFLGGTIGNLLPEERAAFLHRVRELLAPGDALLLGTDLVKDEATLVAAYDDPTGVTAEFNKNVLAVINRELGADFDPADFRHVALWNAEREWIEMRLRARKELTAKIPALDLAVTFARGEEVRTEVSAKFREDGVRAELAAAGFTLSRWWTDRAARFALSLSVRA; this is encoded by the coding sequence GTGAGCCCCCTCACGATCACCCGTACCCTGCCCGCCGACGCCACCGCCGCCGCCCTGCGCGCGGACGTGACGCACGGGCTGACCCGTACCCCCAAGCAGCTTCCGCCCAAGTGGTTCTACGATGCCCGCGGCAGCGTGCTCTTCGAGGAGATCACCAGGCTGCCCGACTACTACCCCACCCGCGCCGAGCGGGAGATCCTGCTGGCCCGCGCCGGGGACATCGCCGCGGCCACCGGCGCCCGCACCCTCATCGAGCTGGGTTCGGGCTCCTCCGACAAGACCCGCCATCTCATAGGCGCACTGACCGGTCTGCACACCTATCTGCCCGTCGACGTGAGCGAGAGCGCGCTGGCCGCCGCGGGCCGCGCGCTGCTCTCCGACCATCCGACCCTGACCGTGCACGCCCTGGTCGCCGACTTCCAGGAGGGTTTCCCGCTGCCCGGCACGCCCGGCCCGCGGCTGCTGGCGTTCCTGGGCGGCACCATCGGCAACCTGCTGCCCGAGGAGCGCGCCGCCTTCCTGCACCGCGTACGGGAACTGCTGGCGCCCGGTGACGCGCTGCTGCTGGGCACCGACCTGGTCAAGGACGAGGCCACGCTCGTGGCCGCGTACGACGACCCGACGGGCGTGACGGCCGAGTTCAACAAGAACGTGCTGGCCGTCATCAACCGCGAGCTGGGCGCCGACTTCGACCCGGCGGACTTCCGGCACGTGGCCCTGTGGAACGCCGAGCGGGAGTGGATCGAGATGCGGCTGCGGGCCCGCAAGGAGCTGACGGCCAAGATCCCCGCACTGGACCTGGCGGTCACCTTCGCCCGCGGCGAGGAGGTGCGCACGGAGGTCTCCGCGAAGTTCCGCGAAGACGGCGTACGCGCCGAACTCGCCGCCGCCGGCTTCACGTTGTCCCGGTGGTGGACCGACCGCGCGGCCCGCTTCGCCCTGTCCTTGTCCGTACGCGCCTGA
- the egtC gene encoding ergothioneine biosynthesis protein EgtC: protein MCRHIAYLGPEVPLGEVIVNPPYGLYRQSWAPRRQAHGTVNADGFGVGWYAPGDPVPARYRRAGPIWADASLTDLARVVRTGALLAAVRDATESGADAEAATAPFASGRWLFSHNGAVRGWPGSLAALAAGLPPQALLSLQARCDSAFVWALVHSRLAAGLDPAHALAETVREVADAAPGSRLNLLLTDGLTIAATAWGDTLFHRSEPGRSTVVASEPYDDSPHWTEVPDRTLLAATPTDILLTPLKEPTA from the coding sequence ATGTGCCGCCACATCGCCTACCTCGGCCCGGAGGTCCCCCTCGGCGAGGTGATCGTCAACCCGCCGTACGGCCTGTACCGGCAGTCGTGGGCGCCGCGCCGCCAGGCCCACGGAACGGTCAACGCGGATGGATTCGGCGTCGGCTGGTACGCGCCCGGCGACCCGGTGCCCGCCCGCTACCGCCGGGCCGGCCCGATCTGGGCCGACGCCTCGCTGACCGACCTGGCCCGGGTCGTACGGACCGGCGCGCTGCTGGCCGCCGTACGCGACGCCACCGAGTCCGGCGCGGACGCCGAGGCGGCCACCGCGCCCTTCGCGTCCGGACGCTGGCTGTTCAGCCACAACGGCGCGGTCCGTGGCTGGCCCGGGTCGCTGGCCGCGCTCGCCGCCGGTCTGCCGCCACAGGCGCTGCTGAGCCTCCAGGCGCGCTGTGACTCGGCGTTCGTATGGGCACTGGTGCACAGCCGGCTCGCGGCCGGCCTGGACCCGGCGCACGCGCTGGCCGAGACCGTACGGGAGGTGGCCGACGCCGCCCCCGGGTCCCGGCTGAACCTGCTGCTCACCGACGGCCTGACGATCGCCGCCACCGCCTGGGGCGACACGCTTTTCCACCGCAGCGAGCCCGGCCGCTCCACCGTCGTCGCCTCCGAGCCGTACGACGACTCGCCGCACTGGACCGAGGTCCCCGACCGCACCCTGCTCGCCGCCACCCCCACCGACATCCTTCTCACCCCGCTCAAGGAGCCCACTGCGTGA
- a CDS encoding pyridoxal phosphate-dependent aminotransferase has protein sequence MEFKQSGKLADVCYEIRGPVIEQADALEEAGHSVLRLNTGNPALFGFEAPEEILQDMIRSLSRAHGYTDSRGILPARRAVAQRYQDAGLPGIGVDDVYLGNGVSELVSMAVQALLDDGDEVLIPAPDYPLWTAVTTLAGGKAVHYLCDESADWLPDLDDLASKITDRTRALVIINPNNPTGAVYPRDLLEGMLDLARRHQLLVFADEIYDRILYDGEVHHHAAALAPDLVCLTFSGLSKSYRVAGFRSGWLVVSGPKQHAADYLEGLGTLASMRLCPNAPAQYAIQAALGGRQSIKDLVLPGGRLHEQRDRAWRRLNEIPGVTCVKPKGALYAFPRLDPSVHKIHDDERFVLDLLLREKIQVVQGTGFNWPRPDHFRILTLPRADDLDAAISRIGRFLAGYRQ, from the coding sequence ATGGAGTTCAAGCAGTCGGGCAAGCTGGCCGACGTCTGCTACGAGATCCGGGGACCGGTGATCGAACAGGCCGACGCGCTGGAGGAGGCGGGCCACAGCGTGCTGCGCCTGAACACCGGCAATCCGGCCCTGTTCGGGTTCGAGGCGCCCGAAGAGATCCTCCAGGACATGATCCGCAGCCTCTCCCGCGCCCACGGGTACACCGACTCGCGCGGCATCCTCCCGGCGCGCCGCGCGGTGGCCCAGCGCTATCAGGACGCGGGGCTGCCCGGCATCGGCGTGGACGACGTCTACCTGGGCAACGGTGTCTCCGAACTCGTCTCGATGGCGGTACAGGCGCTGCTCGACGACGGGGACGAGGTCCTGATCCCCGCGCCCGACTATCCGTTGTGGACCGCGGTGACCACACTGGCCGGCGGCAAGGCCGTGCACTACCTGTGCGACGAGTCGGCGGACTGGCTGCCGGACCTGGACGACCTGGCGTCGAAGATCACCGACCGCACCCGCGCCCTGGTCATCATCAACCCCAACAACCCCACGGGCGCCGTCTATCCGCGTGACCTCCTGGAGGGCATGCTGGACCTGGCGCGGCGGCACCAGCTCCTGGTCTTCGCCGACGAGATCTACGACCGCATCCTGTACGACGGCGAGGTGCACCACCATGCCGCGGCGCTCGCCCCGGACCTGGTCTGCCTGACCTTCAGCGGCCTGTCCAAGTCCTACCGCGTCGCCGGTTTCCGCTCCGGCTGGCTGGTGGTCTCCGGCCCCAAGCAGCACGCCGCCGACTACCTGGAGGGCCTGGGCACCCTCGCCTCGATGCGGCTGTGCCCCAACGCCCCGGCGCAGTACGCCATCCAGGCCGCCCTCGGCGGGCGGCAGAGCATCAAGGACCTGGTGCTGCCGGGCGGCCGGCTGCACGAGCAGCGGGACCGGGCGTGGCGGCGGCTGAACGAGATCCCGGGCGTGACCTGCGTCAAGCCCAAGGGCGCGCTGTACGCCTTCCCGCGCCTGGACCCGTCCGTACACAAGATCCACGACGACGAGCGGTTCGTCCTGGACCTGCTGCTGCGGGAGAAGATCCAGGTCGTCCAGGGAACGGGGTTCAACTGGCCGCGTCCGGACCACTTCCGCATCCTGACCCTGCCGCGCGCCGACGACCTGGACGCCGCGATCAGCCGGATCGGCCGCTTCCTGGCGGGTTACCGGCAGTGA
- a CDS encoding helix-turn-helix domain-containing protein produces the protein MPRRSYDQYCAVARALDAVGDRWTLLIVRELLGGARRYTDLHADLPGVSTDMLASRLKDMERDGLVTRRRLAPPGASFVYELTARGRELRPVLTALARWGSADLGEKRPTDAVRAHWFALPLMERLARYVQERAAGDIADPEGACAVRTVQISLDEGDFHLTLGPEGPSYADGSAGHADVLLRLSADTCVDLAYDRLSFAQGIASGRIEVTRPVGAAVSPGRTDA, from the coding sequence ATGCCACGCCGAAGTTACGACCAGTACTGCGCCGTCGCCCGTGCCCTGGACGCCGTGGGGGACCGCTGGACGCTCCTGATCGTCCGGGAACTGCTGGGCGGGGCCCGGCGCTACACCGATCTGCACGCCGACCTCCCCGGAGTCAGTACGGACATGCTCGCCTCCCGCCTGAAGGACATGGAGCGCGACGGCCTGGTCACCCGGCGCCGGCTCGCCCCGCCGGGCGCCTCCTTCGTCTACGAACTCACCGCGCGCGGCCGGGAGCTGCGGCCGGTGCTCACCGCCCTCGCGCGGTGGGGGAGTGCGGACCTCGGGGAGAAGCGGCCCACCGACGCGGTACGCGCCCACTGGTTCGCCCTGCCGCTGATGGAACGCCTCGCGCGGTACGTCCAGGAGCGGGCCGCCGGGGACATCGCGGATCCCGAAGGCGCCTGTGCCGTGCGGACCGTACAGATCTCCCTGGACGAGGGAGACTTCCACCTCACCCTCGGCCCCGAGGGCCCGTCCTACGCCGACGGCTCCGCCGGACACGCCGACGTCCTGCTGCGGCTGTCCGCCGACACCTGTGTCGACCTCGCGTACGATCGCCTTTCGTTCGCCCAGGGCATCGCATCCGGCCGGATCGAGGTCACCCGTCCAGTGGGGGCCGCCGTGTCCCCCGGCCGTACGGACGCGTAG
- a CDS encoding VOC family protein yields MVAIGTVVMGAEDVPRAARFWCAALDYVPREGEVEPDWVVLVPAGGTGVGLALDRSETPVQPEPRVHLDLYAADAAEQAAEVARLVALGAERVPWDRYPPDPDFVVLADTEGNRFCVIDTSAG; encoded by the coding sequence ATGGTGGCCATAGGTACTGTTGTCATGGGAGCCGAGGACGTGCCGCGCGCGGCCCGCTTCTGGTGTGCGGCGCTCGATTACGTGCCGCGCGAGGGTGAAGTGGAGCCGGACTGGGTGGTCCTGGTCCCGGCCGGGGGGACCGGCGTCGGGCTCGCGCTGGACCGCAGCGAGACCCCCGTACAGCCGGAGCCGCGGGTCCATCTCGACCTGTACGCCGCCGACGCGGCCGAACAGGCCGCGGAGGTGGCGCGGCTGGTCGCCCTGGGCGCCGAGCGGGTGCCCTGGGACCGCTACCCGCCCGACCCCGACTTCGTCGTCCTCGCGGACACCGAAGGCAACCGTTTCTGCGTCATCGACACCTCGGCGGGATAG
- a CDS encoding acyl-CoA dehydrogenase family protein codes for MSNSLSLNSELQPATASGEQAVAAVMKLQDFLTGQAEATDHEGRFARDSVDALVEAGVFAASVPTDLGGFGVERLHDLTVITSRIARADASVAVAYYMHTALAWYFARVVRFAADGEPGYLPRAEWLEAIGGRRMLLCSAVAERGADYWNLATTATASYNGWVVNGRKILASLSPAATHFYCRLKAVRGEGNHLASAMIPAGTPGVRVEDDWQGLGLRGSGSGSVLFSECVVPEDALLVRGPWGRRDAGMLEGRAVSGMGLNGVCLGIAEAARDHALEALTRPSRSRRRSGSAAVKTAVTEMEAALTTARGTLGAALQDFDSLLLRNKPQVVTDDTSRAMMKECQLVSMVVERAATTVVDLAMRLTGGASYQARHPLARAYRDVRAAAFMPPYSPPEEAVDFVADTTLGSAEARDVDG; via the coding sequence ATGTCGAATTCCTTGTCACTGAACTCCGAGTTGCAGCCGGCCACGGCGAGCGGCGAGCAGGCGGTCGCGGCGGTCATGAAACTCCAGGACTTCCTCACCGGTCAGGCCGAGGCCACCGACCACGAAGGGCGGTTCGCCCGTGACAGCGTCGACGCGCTCGTCGAGGCCGGGGTGTTCGCCGCGAGCGTCCCCACCGATCTCGGCGGCTTCGGCGTCGAGCGGCTGCACGACCTGACGGTGATCACCTCCCGGATCGCCCGCGCCGACGCCTCGGTCGCGGTCGCCTACTACATGCACACCGCCCTGGCGTGGTACTTCGCCCGCGTCGTACGGTTCGCGGCGGACGGCGAGCCGGGCTACCTGCCCCGGGCGGAGTGGCTGGAAGCCATCGGCGGCCGGCGGATGCTGCTGTGCTCGGCGGTGGCCGAACGCGGGGCCGACTACTGGAATCTGGCCACGACCGCGACCGCCTCGTACAACGGCTGGGTGGTCAACGGCCGTAAGATCCTGGCCTCGCTCTCGCCCGCCGCCACCCACTTCTACTGCCGGCTCAAGGCGGTGCGCGGCGAGGGGAACCACCTGGCGAGCGCCATGATCCCCGCCGGCACACCGGGCGTGCGGGTCGAGGACGACTGGCAGGGGCTGGGGCTGCGCGGCTCCGGCAGCGGCAGCGTCCTGTTCAGCGAGTGCGTCGTGCCCGAGGACGCGCTGCTGGTACGCGGGCCCTGGGGCAGGCGCGACGCCGGGATGCTGGAGGGCCGCGCGGTCAGCGGCATGGGGCTCAACGGCGTCTGCCTCGGGATCGCCGAGGCCGCCCGCGATCACGCGCTGGAGGCCCTGACCAGACCGTCCCGCAGCCGCAGGCGCTCGGGATCGGCCGCGGTGAAGACCGCCGTCACCGAGATGGAAGCCGCCCTGACCACGGCCCGCGGCACGCTCGGTGCGGCGCTCCAGGACTTCGACTCGCTGCTGCTGCGCAACAAGCCGCAGGTGGTCACCGACGACACGAGCCGGGCGATGATGAAGGAGTGCCAGCTCGTCAGCATGGTCGTCGAGCGCGCCGCCACCACGGTCGTCGACCTCGCCATGCGCCTGACGGGCGGGGCGAGTTACCAGGCCCGCCACCCTCTGGCCCGCGCCTACCGTGACGTACGGGCGGCGGCTTTCATGCCCCCCTACTCGCCGCCGGAGGAGGCGGTGGACTTCGTCGCCGACACCACGCTGGGATCCGCCGAGGCCCGCGACGTGGACGGCTGA